A window of the Sporomusaceae bacterium genome harbors these coding sequences:
- a CDS encoding C40 family peptidase, whose protein sequence is MKKWIVVLAVALAAVGTAPAQAAPASNHSQFLKSLEGILATGAAIPIAADIMVETPVGLNAGVVTAAKYLLGSRVVWGGASPAQGFDCSGLVQYIFRQMGVELPRTADLQYLAGGFVPRTALRPGDLVYFTTYAPGASHVGLYIGGEKFIHTSYSQGVVAVGDMNDPYFAQRYYGANRILKTF, encoded by the coding sequence GTGAAAAAGTGGATAGTTGTACTGGCGGTGGCGCTCGCCGCCGTCGGGACGGCTCCGGCCCAAGCCGCCCCGGCCTCGAACCATAGCCAGTTTCTGAAGTCGCTCGAAGGTATCCTGGCCACCGGAGCGGCGATCCCCATCGCCGCCGACATTATGGTGGAAACTCCGGTCGGCCTCAACGCCGGCGTTGTTACGGCGGCGAAATATCTGCTCGGCAGCCGGGTGGTGTGGGGCGGGGCCTCCCCCGCTCAGGGGTTTGACTGCTCCGGGCTTGTGCAGTACATCTTCCGCCAGATGGGTGTCGAGCTTCCCAGGACGGCCGATCTCCAGTACCTGGCGGGAGGATTCGTCCCCAGGACCGCCCTCAGACCGGGAGATCTTGTATACTTCACGACCTATGCCCCAGGGGCGTCCCATGTGGGCCTCTACATCGGCGGCGAGAAGTTTATCCACACCTCCTACAGCCAGGGAGTGGTAGCCGTCGGCGATATGAACGATCCGTATTTCGCGCAGCGCTATTATGGAGCCAACCGTATCCTGAAAACATTTTAA
- a CDS encoding response regulator transcription factor, translating into MKVLVVDDDEKLVAVLKAYLLKEGYVVDTAPDGFSAIERAARFQPDVILLDLMLPDLDGWEVCKGIRRTSNVPIIMLTAVTGEDQQVNGLDLGADDYVTKPFSPREVMARIRAIIRRIKPATSDGGGVLSQGNIELNTIRHTVAVNSVPIDLTPTEHKLLELFMSRPGQAFTRLQLVERIQGYGYEGYERTIDSHIKNLRKKIGDEQDKPGYIKTIYGVGYKMIGDGHE; encoded by the coding sequence TTGAAGGTTCTTGTCGTTGACGATGACGAGAAATTGGTTGCGGTGCTCAAAGCCTACTTGCTCAAAGAAGGATATGTCGTGGATACGGCTCCGGACGGTTTTTCGGCCATAGAAAGGGCGGCCAGATTCCAGCCGGATGTTATCCTGCTTGATTTGATGCTGCCCGATCTTGACGGTTGGGAAGTTTGCAAGGGAATACGGCGGACAAGCAACGTGCCGATCATCATGCTTACCGCCGTAACCGGCGAGGATCAGCAGGTCAACGGCCTTGATCTGGGGGCCGACGATTACGTGACCAAACCGTTCAGCCCGCGCGAGGTGATGGCGCGCATCAGGGCGATAATCCGGCGGATCAAGCCGGCTACCTCCGATGGAGGCGGCGTTCTTAGCCAGGGTAATATCGAACTGAATACAATTCGCCATACAGTGGCGGTTAATAGCGTCCCAATCGACCTCACTCCGACTGAGCATAAGCTGCTGGAGCTGTTCATGTCCCGCCCTGGACAGGCTTTTACTAGGCTGCAGCTTGTGGAGCGGATCCAGGGCTACGGTTACGAAGGCTACGAGCGGACCATCGATTCGCATATCAAGAACCTGCGCAAAAAGATCGGCGATGAGCAGGACAAGCCCGGCTATATCAAAACAATCTACGGTGTCGGCTATAAGATGATCGGTGACGGCCATGAGTAG
- a CDS encoding ATP-binding protein, producing MSSLLARIMAFSFLSTAAMLIALAVIVNYQVSASFNHYLIMYHSTGMHGMMGANMASMMGGPETEFIASFRKALTLVAAFMTAAGAVVSYYLARSISRPVMKLNNAVNAVAKGNLDIAVPVSRQDEIGQLARSFNSMTVSLKANNVLRQRFLAGVAHELRTPLAILKANLEGIADGVVNPDAKQMGSLSEEVDRLAKIVEDLRDLSLLESGQLRFDFSAVDVDAVLTDIVGMIRPLADAKEVTLALNLPNEPAFAWADPARTRQIVYNLVVNAIKYTGPGGTVTLSTITDGTKTEIRVADTGIGIPPENLPFIFDYFYRVDSSRSKQSGGSGLGLAIVRQLVTAQNGTVKADSAPGVGSTFSVALPVRRP from the coding sequence ATGAGTAGTCTGCTGGCGCGCATTATGGCGTTCTCATTCCTGTCGACCGCAGCAATGCTGATCGCCCTGGCCGTGATCGTCAACTATCAGGTCTCGGCGAGCTTCAACCATTATCTTATCATGTATCACAGCACCGGCATGCACGGCATGATGGGGGCCAACATGGCCTCCATGATGGGAGGGCCGGAAACAGAGTTCATAGCTTCGTTCAGAAAAGCCCTGACGCTGGTAGCGGCTTTCATGACGGCCGCAGGGGCCGTGGTTAGTTACTACCTCGCTCGCAGCATTTCGCGGCCGGTAATGAAACTCAATAATGCGGTCAACGCGGTTGCCAAAGGCAATTTGGACATTGCCGTGCCGGTCAGCCGGCAAGATGAAATAGGCCAACTGGCGAGGTCGTTCAATTCCATGACGGTAAGCCTCAAAGCAAACAACGTGCTGCGGCAAAGGTTTCTCGCCGGTGTCGCCCACGAATTGCGCACGCCGCTGGCGATATTAAAGGCCAATCTTGAAGGTATCGCAGACGGAGTTGTGAACCCAGATGCTAAACAAATGGGATCGCTGAGCGAAGAGGTGGACCGTTTGGCCAAAATCGTCGAGGATTTGCGTGACTTGTCCCTACTTGAGTCGGGGCAACTGCGGTTCGACTTTTCGGCGGTCGATGTCGACGCTGTTTTGACAGACATTGTCGGCATGATCAGGCCGCTTGCCGATGCGAAGGAGGTAACACTCGCTTTGAATCTGCCCAATGAGCCAGCCTTTGCCTGGGCCGACCCTGCCAGGACCCGTCAGATTGTCTATAACCTGGTCGTCAACGCGATAAAATACACGGGACCAGGCGGCACGGTCACGTTGTCCACGATCACTGACGGCACGAAAACCGAGATTCGCGTCGCCGACACCGGGATCGGTATCCCGCCCGAAAACCTGCCGTTTATCTTTGATTACTTCTACCGCGTGGATTCCTCGCGATCCAAGCAAAGCGGCGGCAGCGGACTGGGGCTCGCCATCGTCCGCCAGCTTGTGACTGCGCAGAACGGGACGGTGAAGGCGGACAGCGCGCCCGGTGTAGGCAGCACCTTCTCGGTCGCGTTGCCGGTGAGACGACCATAA
- a CDS encoding TPM domain-containing protein, with translation MGSALETKTKARLVAVTVNTLNGRTIEEYALDLMRRWGIGDKTAKTTVWERCKW, from the coding sequence CTGGGTTCTGCTTTGGAAACAAAGACAAAGGCCCGGCTTGTTGCGGTAACGGTCAATACGCTGAACGGACGGACTATCGAAGAGTATGCGCTGGACCTCATGCGGCGATGGGGCATCGGTGATAAAACGGCCAAAACGACGGTCTGGGAGCGCTGCAAATGGTAA